A region from the Acomys russatus chromosome 22, mAcoRus1.1, whole genome shotgun sequence genome encodes:
- the Tlr6 gene encoding toll-like receptor 6 has translation MTQDREPVVESFHFVHILALIVGTVVQVSDERESTVDFSNRNLTHIPKDLPPRTKALNLSQNSIRELQVSDISSLSELRALRLSYNRIQRLDFGVFKFNRNLEYLDVSHNQLRNISCCPMVSLRHLDLSFNDFDELPVHKEFGNLTQLSFLGLSATKFRELDLLPVAHLHLKYILLDLVGYHIKDGETESLQVPNTSVLHLVFDPNSLFSVQVNISVNTLECLHLSNIKLNNENCQGLVTFLLELTRGPTLLNLTLSHIETNWKCLVTLFQFLWPRPVEYLNIDTLKIVESINSEKFTYVETVLKGLKIEHVANQVFIFSKEALYSLFAGMNIRMLTISDTPFIHMMCPRFPSTFMFLNFTQNVFTDSVFQGCSTLKRLETLILQRNGLKNFFKVGLMTRNMSSLETLDVSLNSLDSHAYEGACAWAESISVLNLSSNVLTDSVFRCLPPKVKVLDLHNNKIKAIPKELTHMEALQELNVAFNSLADLPGCGAFSSLSVLVVDHNSVSHPSEEFFQSCQNIRSIAAGDNPFRCTCELREFVKNISQLSRDAVAGWPDSYTCDYPESTKGTPLKDFHLSPLSCDAVLLTVTIGASVLVLAATVAFLCLYFDLPWYLRMLCQWTQTRHRARNIPLEELQRNLQFHAFVSYSEHDSAWVKNELLPNLEKDGIRVCLHERHFVPGKSIVENIIHFIEKSYKSIFVLSPHFIQSEWCHYELYFAHHNLFHEGSDNLILILLEPIPQDNIPSRYHKLRALMAQRTYLEWPTEKSKHGLFWANLRASFITKLAVVNEDDVKT, from the coding sequence ATGACCCAAGACAGAGAACCTGTTGTGGAAAGTTTCCATTTTGTTCACATCCTGGCCTTAATAGTCGGCACGGTGGTCCAGGTCTCTGATGAACGTGAGTCTACTGTAGACTTCTCAAACAGGAACCTTACTCACATCCCAAAAGACCTGCCACCAAGAACAAAAGCCTTAAATCTCTCTCAGAACTCTATACGGGAGCTTCAAGTGTCCGATATCAGCTCCCTGTCAGAGCTGAGGGCTCTGAGACTCTCCTACAACAGAATACAGAGACTTGATTTCGGTGTGTTCAAGTTCAATCGGAATTTAGAATACCTGGATGTCTCGCACAATCAGCTGCGAAACATCTCTTGCTGCCCGATGGTGAGCTTGAGGCACCTAGACCTCTCATTCAACGACTTTGACGAGCTGCCTGTGCATAAGGAATTTGGTAACTTGACGCAGCTGAGTTTCTTAGGATTAAGCGCTACAAAGTTCCGAGAACTGGATCTGCTCCCGGTTGCTCACTTGCACCTAAAGTACATTCTTCTGGATTTAGTGGGTTATCATATAAAAGATGGCGAGACAGAAAGTCTCCAGGTTCCAAATACCAGTGTCCTCCATCTGGTCTTTGATCCGAATAGTTTGTTCTCTGTGCAAGTGAACATATCTGTAAATACTTTAGAGTGTTTGCATCTGAGTAACATAAAACTAAACAATGAAAACTGTCAAGGGTTAGTTACATTTTTATTAGAGCTCACGAGAGGCCCAACCTTATTGAATTTGACTCTCAGTCACATAGAAACCAACTGGAAGTGCTTGGTTACACTTTTCCAGTTTCTTTGGCCCCGACCGGTGGAGTATCTCAACATTGACACCTTAAAGATAGTTGAAAGCATCAACTCGGAAAAGTTTACTTACGTGGAGACAGTACTAAAGGGTTTGAAGATAGAGCATGTTGCGAACCAAGTGTTCATCTTTTCAAAGGAGGCGTTGTACTCCCTGTTTGCAGGCATGAACATCAGGATGCTGACAATCTCAGACACACCTTTCATCCACATGATGTGCCCTCGGTTTCCAAGCACATTTATGTTTCTGAACTTTACGCAGAACGTTTTCACAGACAGTGTTTTTCAAGGCTGCTCCACATTAAAGAGACTGGAGACGCTTATCTTACAAAGGAACGGCTTGAAGAACTTCTTTAAGGTAGGACTTATGACGAGGAATATGTCCTCCCTGGAAACGTTGGATGTTAGCTTGAATTCCTTGGACTCTCATGCCTACGAAGGAGCATGCGCTTGGGCTGAGAGCATATCAGTGTTGAATTTGTCTTCGAATGTACTTACGGACTCTGTTTTCAGGTGCTTGCCTCCCAAGGTCAAAGTCCTTGACcttcacaacaacaaaataaaggccATCCCTAAAGAACTCACCCACATGGAAGCTTTGCAGGAACTCAACGTAGCATTCAACTCTTTAGCTGACCTTCCCGGGTGCGGGGCCTTCAGCAGCCTTTCTGTGCTGGTCGTTGACCATAATTCAGTTTCCCACCCCTCCGAGGAGTTCTTCCAGAGCTGTCAGAATATTAGGTCCATAGCAGCGGGCGACAACCCATTCCGATGTACATGTGAGCTGAGAGAGTTTGTCAAAAACATAAGCCAGCTGTCAAGAGACGCGGTGGCAGGCTGGCCTGACTCTTACACGTGTGACTACCCAGAAAGCACTAAGGGAACCCCATTGAAGGACTTCCACCTCTCTCCACTGTCCTGTGATGCTGTTCTGCTGACTGTCACCATCGGGGCCAGCGTGCTGGTGTTGGCTGCCACCgtggctttcctctgcctctacTTTGATCTGCCCTGGTATCTCAGGATGCTTTGTCAGTGGACACAGACCCGGCACAGGGCCAGGAACATCCCCTTAGAGGAACTCCAGAGAAACCTGCAGTTCCATGCTTTTGTCTCATACAGTGAGCATGATTCTGCCTGGGTGAAGAATGAGTTACTTCCAAACCTAGAGAAGGATGGCATCCGGGTCTGCCTCCACGAGAGACACTTTGTCCCTGGCAAGAGCATTGTGGAGAACATCATACATTTCATTGAGAAGAGTTACAAGTCCATCTTTGTGTTGTCCCCCCACTTCATCCAGAGTGAGTGGTGCCATTATGAGCTCTACTTTGCCCATCACAATCTCTTCCACGAGGGGTCTGATAACTTGATCCTGATCTTGCTGGAACCCATCCCACAGGACAACATTCCCAGTAGGTACCACAAGCTGCGGGCTCTCATGGCACAGAGGACTTATTTGGAATGGCCTACAGAGAAGAGCAAACATGGACTGTTTTGGGCCAACCTTAGAGCTTCTTTTATTACCAAGTTAGCAGTGGTCAATGAAGACGATGTGAAAACCTGA